A single Roseinatronobacter monicus DNA region contains:
- a CDS encoding DUF1501 domain-containing protein — protein MTHTQTRRAFVTRSLALGCSLAASPLITPIALAGGPGENRLVVIILRGAMDGLDVLRPVGDRHLAALRPGLFGADAAGPTLALDDFFTLHPALDGLLPLWQAGELAFVPATSTPYRDRRSHFDGQDHLEAGTAGQMPPALSRDGWLNRLLTLLPGVDARTAFAVGRERMLILEGAAPMTQWEPGTDLNLSPQSRLLLGHLFQADPLFAEPGRTALDMTGATLADLPEDEMAGMMAQTSAGDADGLAAYVAQQMRGETRIASFSLSGWDTHQAQSRAILPALARLQAAILTLRTGLGPLWGQTTVLAMTEFGRTMRENGSRGTDHGTGGAMLLAGGAIRGKRMIGGWPGLAEADMYAGRDLMPLRDIRAYSAWAMRDLFGLRASDVAATVFPGLDMGETPDLLL, from the coding sequence ATGACCCACACGCAGACCCGCCGTGCCTTTGTCACGCGCAGCCTTGCGCTGGGGTGTTCGCTGGCCGCAAGCCCGCTGATTACCCCCATCGCCCTTGCTGGCGGGCCGGGCGAGAACCGCCTTGTCGTCATCATCCTGCGCGGTGCGATGGACGGGCTGGATGTGCTGCGCCCTGTCGGTGACCGCCATCTGGCCGCGCTGCGACCGGGCCTGTTTGGCGCAGATGCCGCAGGGCCGACGCTGGCGCTGGACGATTTTTTCACGCTGCATCCCGCGCTGGACGGGCTGTTGCCGCTGTGGCAGGCGGGCGAGTTGGCCTTTGTTCCCGCCACCTCGACCCCGTACCGCGACCGGCGCAGCCATTTCGACGGACAAGACCATCTGGAAGCAGGAACCGCAGGCCAGATGCCGCCCGCGCTGTCGCGCGATGGCTGGCTGAACCGCCTGCTGACGCTGCTGCCGGGTGTCGATGCGCGCACGGCCTTTGCGGTGGGGCGCGAACGGATGCTGATCCTCGAAGGCGCTGCCCCCATGACCCAGTGGGAACCGGGCACCGACCTGAACCTCAGCCCGCAAAGCCGCCTGTTGCTGGGGCATCTGTTTCAGGCCGATCCGCTGTTTGCCGAACCGGGGCGCACGGCGCTGGACATGACAGGTGCCACCCTCGCCGATCTGCCCGAGGACGAGATGGCGGGCATGATGGCGCAGACATCGGCGGGTGATGCCGACGGTCTGGCCGCCTATGTCGCCCAGCAAATGCGCGGCGAGACGCGCATCGCCAGCTTCTCGCTGTCGGGCTGGGACACGCATCAGGCCCAGTCCCGCGCCATATTGCCCGCCCTTGCGCGCCTGCAAGCGGCCATTCTGACGCTGCGCACGGGGCTGGGGCCGCTCTGGGGGCAGACCACGGTTCTGGCCATGACAGAATTTGGCCGCACCATGCGCGAGAACGGCTCGCGCGGGACAGATCACGGCACGGGCGGTGCAATGCTGCTGGCGGGCGGGGCGATCCGGGGCAAACGCATGATCGGCGGCTGGCCGGGGCTGGCAGAGGCCGACATGTATGCAGGCCGCGACCTGATGCCCCTGCGCGACATCCGCGCCTATTCCGCTTGGGCCATGCGCGATTTGTTCGGCCTGCGCGCGTCTGATGTGGCGGCAACCGTATTTCCGGGGCTGGACATGGGCGAGACGCCGGATTTGCTGCTATAG
- a CDS encoding DUF1800 domain-containing protein has protein sequence MISTHTLAAIRFGTGLGPVGRTALDGAILWDSLQPESGGHDPSIIPWDTRRARALERRDVQRALRDAEDPALSARLQELNRKDRDDTFTELRTNMARLAFAPVGFFERLVRFWANHFAAQSRGGVLRAGRATQIEEAIRPNITGSFQQMLRAAALHPVMLLYLDQNASVGPFSRVGRRRGRGLNENLARELLELHTLGASGGYTQDDVTQVARLLTGLAVSLEDGFTFEPRIAEPGLLEIFGKRYGGRPMTLDHIIELLDDLALRPETAQHLASKLAQHFVSDSPDPQLVAHMSASYLHSGGDLMVLYRAMLEHPGAWDAPLSKTRAPSEMMAAAIRAMDVPRDMVTDLTSRQTRFFLAHPMEAMGEPFEQVPSPAGYGESAAFWVTPQGLAARIDWAMDLAQRVPEAPDPREFVDIAMADAASDTLRRAASGAETRAQGVGLILSAPEFNRR, from the coding sequence ATGATTTCGACACATACGCTTGCTGCAATCCGGTTTGGCACTGGCCTTGGGCCTGTAGGTCGGACAGCACTGGATGGCGCAATCCTCTGGGACAGTCTGCAACCCGAAAGCGGCGGGCATGATCCCTCTATCATCCCATGGGACACCCGCCGCGCCCGCGCGCTGGAACGGCGCGACGTGCAGCGCGCATTGCGCGACGCCGAAGACCCGGCCCTGTCGGCGCGCCTGCAAGAACTGAACCGCAAGGATCGGGACGACACCTTTACCGAATTGCGCACCAATATGGCGCGCCTTGCCTTTGCGCCGGTCGGGTTTTTTGAACGGCTTGTGCGGTTCTGGGCCAATCACTTTGCTGCCCAGTCGCGCGGCGGCGTCTTGCGCGCAGGCCGCGCCACCCAGATCGAGGAGGCGATCCGCCCCAATATCACGGGCAGTTTTCAACAGATGCTGCGCGCCGCAGCCCTGCATCCGGTGATGCTGCTCTATCTCGACCAGAACGCCTCGGTCGGGCCGTTCAGCCGTGTGGGGCGCAGGCGGGGGCGGGGCTTGAATGAAAATCTGGCGCGCGAATTGCTGGAACTGCATACATTGGGCGCGTCTGGCGGCTATACACAGGACGATGTGACACAAGTGGCGCGCCTGTTGACCGGGCTGGCCGTGTCGCTGGAAGACGGGTTCACATTCGAGCCGCGCATCGCAGAACCGGGTCTTCTCGAAATTTTCGGCAAGCGCTATGGCGGCAGGCCCATGACGCTGGATCACATCATAGAGTTGCTGGATGATCTGGCGCTGCGCCCCGAAACCGCGCAACATCTGGCCAGCAAGCTGGCGCAGCATTTCGTCTCTGACAGCCCCGACCCGCAACTGGTGGCGCATATGTCGGCCAGCTATCTGCACAGCGGCGGCGATCTGATGGTGCTCTACCGCGCGATGCTGGAACATCCGGGCGCATGGGACGCGCCCTTGTCCAAAACCCGCGCCCCGTCCGAGATGATGGCCGCCGCCATCCGCGCAATGGATGTGCCGCGCGACATGGTCACGGACCTGACCTCGCGCCAGACCCGCTTTTTCCTTGCCCACCCGATGGAAGCGATGGGAGAGCCGTTCGAGCAGGTGCCAAGCCCCGCAGGCTATGGCGAGAGCGCGGCCTTCTGGGTCACGCCGCAAGGGCTGGCTGCGCGGATCGACTGGGCGATGGATCTGGCGCAGCGCGTGCCAGAGGCACCAGACCCCCGCGAATTTGTCGATATTGCGATGGCAGACGCGGCCAGCGACACGCTGCGCCGCGCCGCCAGCGGGGCCGAGACTCGCGCCCAAGGCGTCGGGTTGATCCTGTCCGCGCCAGAGTTCAACCGCAGATAA
- a CDS encoding Y-family DNA polymerase, with translation MPRRILSLWLPRFASSLSLRRRPAAGGFALVAKERGADRLVCLNAIAEARGLTRGMGLADARALMPDLLTRPADPRGERHAMDSLRRWATRYCPWVAVEGVDGLVMDITGAAHLIGGEAALLDDLTARLARMGFGCRAAIADTRGAAWAVGRYGQGGIVPQGATARRLMPLPLAALRLDAASVEGLERLGLRIIRDLSQVPRASLVRRFGTAPLLRLDQALGDVPEPVAPAPEQPVFAVRLSLPEPIGLMGDIQAGLDRLLERLCTHLRGAEKGARRLLLELSRVDGQAVRLEIGLARPMRDPAPMAQLFARALDGMDAGFGIERMRLSAVAVEALAVQQITTTGAKAQDDLDDLLTRLCNRVGFDHVLRYLPADSHIPEKAFSIAPAAYSTAARDWHNRAPPRPLMMFPPEPIAGTGRAVPRRFKWRGVWWGVVAATGPERISPEWWLDDPAWRTGLRDYWRVQTDRGARLWLFHTPQRDGWCVQGEFA, from the coding sequence ATGCCCCGCCGCATCCTGTCGCTCTGGCTGCCCCGTTTCGCGTCCAGCCTGTCGCTGCGCCGCCGACCTGCGGCGGGCGGCTTTGCGCTGGTGGCCAAGGAGCGAGGCGCAGACCGGTTGGTCTGTCTGAACGCTATCGCAGAGGCGCGCGGGCTGACGCGGGGCATGGGGCTGGCGGATGCCCGCGCGCTTATGCCCGACCTGCTGACCCGCCCTGCCGACCCGAGAGGCGAGCGTCACGCGATGGACAGCTTGCGCCGCTGGGCCACGCGCTATTGCCCTTGGGTCGCGGTCGAGGGGGTGGACGGGCTGGTGATGGACATTACAGGGGCCGCACATCTGATCGGCGGCGAGGCGGCCCTTCTGGATGATCTGACCGCGCGCCTTGCACGCATGGGTTTCGGGTGCCGCGCCGCGATTGCCGATACGCGCGGCGCGGCTTGGGCGGTGGGGCGGTACGGGCAAGGCGGGATTGTGCCGCAAGGGGCAACCGCGCGCAGGCTGATGCCCTTGCCACTGGCCGCGCTGCGGCTGGACGCGGCATCGGTCGAGGGGCTGGAGCGGCTGGGCTTGCGCATCATCCGCGACCTGAGCCAAGTGCCGCGCGCAAGTCTGGTGCGACGGTTCGGCACGGCCCCGCTGCTGCGGCTGGATCAGGCATTGGGCGATGTGCCAGAGCCTGTGGCCCCTGCACCGGAGCAGCCGGTTTTCGCGGTGCGCCTGTCGCTGCCGGAACCGATTGGCCTGATGGGGGATATTCAGGCCGGGCTGGACCGGTTGCTGGAACGGCTGTGCACGCATCTGCGCGGTGCCGAAAAGGGGGCGCGGCGGTTGTTGCTGGAACTGTCGCGCGTGGATGGGCAGGCGGTGCGGCTGGAAATCGGTCTGGCCCGCCCCATGCGCGACCCCGCCCCCATGGCGCAACTGTTCGCCCGCGCGCTGGACGGAATGGATGCGGGCTTTGGCATAGAGCGGATGCGCCTGAGTGCCGTCGCGGTTGAGGCGCTGGCGGTCCAGCAGATCACCACCACAGGGGCGAAAGCACAGGATGATCTGGATGATCTGCTGACCCGTCTGTGCAATCGTGTGGGGTTTGACCATGTGCTGCGCTATTTGCCTGCGGACAGCCATATTCCCGAAAAAGCCTTCAGCATCGCACCTGCCGCCTATAGCACGGCAGCGCGCGACTGGCACAACAGGGCCCCGCCGCGCCCGCTGATGATGTTCCCGCCCGAACCGATTGCGGGCACAGGGCGCGCTGTGCCGCGCCGGTTCAAATGGCGGGGTGTGTGGTGGGGGGTGGTTGCGGCCACCGGCCCTGAGAGGATCAGCCCGGAATGGTGGCTGGATGACCCGGCATGGCGCACGGGTCTGCGCGATTACTGGCGCGTGCAGACCGACCGGGGCGCGCGATTATGGCTGTTTCACACCCCCCAGCGCGATGGCTGGTGTGTTCAGGGCGAATTTGCCTGA
- a CDS encoding acetyl-CoA carboxylase carboxyltransferase subunit alpha produces MNYLEFEKPLAEIEGKAAELRAMGAANPDMDVEREASALDVKGQKLLVDLYRNLSPWRKCQVARHPDRPHCREYIEALFDELTPLAGDRGFAEDEAVIGGLGRLKDRAVVVLGQEKGHDTQSRLRRNFGMARPEGYRKAIRLMDLANRFGLPVVTLVDTPGAYPGKGAEERGQAEAIARCTQKCLSLGVPMVSVIIGEGGSGGAVAFATANRIAMLEHAVYSVISPEGCASILWKDSDKMREAAEALRLTAQDLKKLDVIDRIIPEPLGGAQRDRAAMIKAVGAALGAMLKDMDGKSPKELRQHRRQKFLQMGSKGLAA; encoded by the coding sequence ATGAATTATCTTGAATTTGAAAAGCCATTGGCTGAAATCGAAGGCAAGGCCGCCGAATTGCGCGCCATGGGGGCGGCCAATCCCGATATGGATGTCGAACGCGAAGCATCTGCCCTTGATGTGAAAGGGCAGAAACTTCTGGTCGATCTTTATCGCAACCTGTCGCCATGGCGCAAATGTCAGGTCGCGCGCCACCCCGACCGGCCCCATTGCCGCGAGTATATCGAAGCGCTGTTTGACGAACTCACGCCCCTTGCAGGGGATCGCGGCTTTGCCGAGGATGAGGCCGTGATCGGCGGCTTGGGGCGGTTGAAAGACCGCGCCGTGGTCGTGCTCGGGCAGGAAAAGGGCCATGATACCCAATCACGCCTGCGCCGCAATTTCGGCATGGCCCGCCCCGAAGGGTACCGCAAGGCGATCCGGCTGATGGATCTTGCAAACCGGTTCGGCCTGCCGGTTGTCACGCTGGTCGACACACCCGGTGCCTATCCGGGCAAGGGGGCCGAAGAACGCGGTCAGGCCGAGGCGATTGCGCGCTGCACACAAAAATGCCTGTCGCTGGGCGTGCCTATGGTCTCGGTGATTATTGGCGAGGGGGGGTCTGGTGGGGCTGTGGCCTTTGCCACCGCCAACCGCATCGCCATGCTGGAACATGCAGTCTATTCCGTCATCTCGCCCGAAGGCTGCGCCTCGATCCTGTGGAAAGATTCCGACAAGATGCGCGAAGCCGCCGAAGCATTGCGCCTGACGGCGCAAGACCTCAAAAAACTGGATGTCATCGACCGCATCATACCTGAACCGCTTGGCGGCGCACAGCGCGACCGCGCGGCCATGATCAAGGCCGTCGGCGCGGCATTGGGCGCGATGCTCAAGGACATGGACGGCAAATCGCCCAAAGAATTGCGCCAGCACCGGCGGCAGAAATTCCTTCAAATGGGCTCAAAAGGATTGGCCGCCTAA
- a CDS encoding AAA family ATPase, producing MRLEQLGLVRYGHFTDAAVRFPRPAGTAPDLHVIYGPNEAGKSTLFSAWLDLLFGIPTRTAYNFLHDNRALRIEAEISSASGGLALARLKGNTNTLRDRATDAPLPEAALGAALGGLDRDAYTTMFSLDDDTLESGGESILDSKGDLGQLLFSASAGLADLSEALRGLHEEGAAWFRPTGRKFQLSAHKTRLAELVAERKAVDLQVSAWRKLSQTRAQAEASYLAARARRSETQTRAEQLRRDLDALPMLQRLNALQARLAELPEPQPLPADWGRALPDWMREEAELAALLPEARGAQAECARALDTLHDDPDALAVLPRLEGLEGQFGAIARQQADLPKRREELAELQDQMTRLVDRLERPGLTPADAILAPTIAQGLADLIEADAVLRSAEATAQQELDKAQRALQDRPDTPPPEGAALARLAPLVEELRRADLLRHSADAAEKLEAAQAARAQAFAALAPWQGTDAELSALDLPSPDSLRAIDRTLTQAVQDARAAQGECDRLQDAVARLRADTCAAQPVSATEAAAARTARDAAWTAHLGDLTRQSAEAFAAAMQADDAVSAARLEQAGLAERLRVVAQEQAALDLALARQGAATRLVAQVQAQVSAHWALLGVEGQGRHLADLIDWLARRDSALEAQARLHECTAAQHALADRLEGAAKSLGAALAALGRPLPSADYATSLAEAEALLATAEGLRQTARLRADLDARALAVTQAQQARADWQQEWDRLCAATWIGTPAPNARDMRARLAIVAELARLAPQADTMMRRIARIEEDIDSFTATLTHLAQTLNLPPAPQIDSLWPQLRQRLKQAQATQDERTRLQTEGTRAQERLDALELRHERLRAAIAPLQAHFGTDSLAEIARQIDAIARATELSAEYASLHHDLAAHLRVSDPAPEFARLDALDVDQARAEAETLTATLAAQDDALRTAYADLAEAEKALEGTGHDGAAARLEAERQTLLLQIEDEAAQFMARQAGVIAVEQALRLYRDTHRSTMMARAADAFALLTAGRYTGLSTQPDGRGEILIAQQAGGATKPVDTLSKGTRFQLYLALRAAGYLELATTRPCVPFIADDIMETFDDTRAEAAFRLLAQMAGHGQVIYLTHHAHLCEIARKACPDVQLHDLRAL from the coding sequence ATGCGGCTGGAGCAGTTGGGACTTGTGCGCTACGGGCATTTCACCGATGCGGCGGTGCGCTTCCCGCGCCCTGCGGGCACGGCCCCGGACCTGCATGTGATCTATGGCCCCAATGAAGCGGGCAAATCGACCCTGTTTTCGGCATGGCTGGACCTGCTGTTTGGCATTCCGACGCGCACGGCGTATAATTTTCTGCATGACAACCGCGCCTTGCGGATCGAGGCTGAGATTTCTTCGGCCAGCGGGGGTTTGGCGCTGGCGCGGCTGAAGGGCAACACCAACACGCTGCGGGACCGCGCGACAGATGCGCCGCTGCCAGAAGCCGCGCTGGGGGCGGCCCTTGGCGGGCTGGACCGGGACGCCTATACCACCATGTTCTCGCTGGATGATGACACGCTGGAATCGGGCGGCGAGAGCATTCTCGACAGCAAGGGCGATCTGGGGCAATTGCTGTTTTCGGCCAGTGCCGGGCTTGCTGATCTGAGCGAGGCGTTGCGCGGCCTGCATGAGGAAGGGGCCGCGTGGTTCCGCCCCACAGGGCGCAAATTCCAACTGTCGGCGCATAAGACGCGGCTGGCAGAGCTGGTCGCAGAGCGCAAGGCGGTTGATCTGCAAGTCAGCGCATGGCGCAAGCTGTCCCAGACACGCGCGCAGGCTGAAGCAAGCTATCTGGCCGCACGCGCGCGCCGGTCTGAAACGCAGACCCGCGCGGAACAGCTGCGCCGCGATCTGGATGCGCTGCCAATGCTGCAACGGCTGAACGCCCTGCAAGCGCGGCTGGCAGAGTTGCCCGAACCCCAGCCCTTGCCCGCCGACTGGGGCCGCGCGCTGCCCGACTGGATGCGCGAAGAGGCGGAACTGGCGGCCTTGCTGCCAGAAGCGCGCGGCGCACAGGCGGAGTGCGCGCGTGCGCTGGACACTCTGCATGACGACCCCGACGCGCTGGCAGTTCTGCCCCGGCTGGAAGGGCTGGAGGGGCAGTTCGGTGCCATCGCGCGCCAGCAGGCAGATTTGCCGAAACGGCGCGAGGAACTGGCCGAGCTGCAAGACCAGATGACGCGGCTTGTTGACCGGCTGGAGCGGCCCGGTCTGACACCTGCCGATGCGATCCTTGCGCCCACAATTGCCCAAGGCTTGGCAGACCTGATCGAGGCCGACGCGGTGCTGCGCAGCGCCGAGGCGACAGCGCAGCAAGAGTTGGACAAGGCGCAGCGCGCCTTGCAAGACAGGCCAGACACCCCACCGCCGGAAGGGGCCGCGCTGGCACGGCTGGCCCCGCTGGTCGAGGAGTTGCGCCGCGCGGATCTGTTGCGCCACAGCGCGGATGCGGCGGAAAAGCTGGAGGCAGCACAGGCGGCGCGGGCGCAAGCCTTTGCCGCCCTTGCGCCTTGGCAGGGCACTGACGCTGAACTGTCCGCGCTGGACCTGCCCAGCCCTGACAGCCTGCGCGCAATTGACCGGACGCTGACGCAGGCGGTGCAGGATGCGCGCGCGGCACAGGGCGAATGTGACCGCCTGCAAGACGCAGTGGCGCGGCTGCGCGCGGATACCTGCGCGGCGCAACCTGTCAGCGCGACTGAGGCCGCTGCCGCCCGCACGGCGCGCGATGCGGCATGGACCGCGCATCTGGGTGATCTGACCCGCCAGAGCGCTGAGGCTTTCGCAGCCGCGATGCAGGCCGATGACGCGGTCAGTGCGGCGCGGCTGGAACAGGCAGGGCTGGCTGAACGGCTGCGCGTTGTCGCACAGGAACAAGCGGCACTGGACCTTGCACTGGCGCGGCAAGGTGCCGCCACACGACTGGTCGCGCAGGTGCAAGCGCAGGTCAGCGCGCATTGGGCACTGCTTGGCGTTGAGGGACAGGGACGCCACCTTGCAGACCTGATCGACTGGCTGGCACGGCGCGACAGCGCGCTGGAGGCACAGGCCCGGCTGCACGAATGCACAGCGGCACAGCACGCGCTGGCGGACCGTCTGGAAGGGGCCGCAAAATCGCTTGGCGCGGCGCTGGCGGCCTTGGGTCGCCCCCTGCCAAGTGCTGATTACGCGACATCTCTCGCCGAAGCAGAGGCCCTGCTTGCGACCGCAGAAGGGCTGCGCCAGACCGCACGGCTGCGCGCGGATCTGGACGCGCGCGCACTGGCGGTGACACAGGCGCAGCAGGCCCGCGCTGACTGGCAACAGGAGTGGGACAGGCTGTGCGCTGCGACATGGATCGGCACACCCGCCCCTAACGCCCGCGACATGCGCGCGCGCCTTGCCATTGTAGCCGAGCTTGCCCGCCTTGCGCCGCAAGCCGACACGATGATGCGCCGTATTGCCCGGATTGAAGAAGATATCGACAGTTTCACCGCCACGCTGACGCATCTGGCCCAGACCCTGAACCTGCCCCCCGCGCCGCAGATCGACAGCCTGTGGCCACAACTGCGCCAGCGGCTGAAACAGGCACAGGCCACACAGGATGAGCGCACCCGCTTGCAGACTGAGGGCACGCGGGCGCAAGAGCGGCTGGATGCACTGGAGCTGCGTCACGAGCGGTTGCGCGCTGCGATAGCGCCGCTACAGGCGCATTTCGGCACCGACTCACTGGCCGAAATTGCGCGACAGATCGACGCCATCGCCCGCGCGACCGAGCTGAGCGCGGAATACGCCAGCCTGCACCACGATCTGGCCGCCCATCTGCGCGTGTCCGATCCGGCCCCTGAATTCGCGCGACTGGACGCGCTGGATGTCGATCAGGCCCGCGCCGAGGCTGAAACCTTGACCGCAACACTGGCCGCGCAGGATGACGCCTTGCGAACAGCCTATGCCGATCTGGCCGAGGCCGAGAAGGCCTTGGAGGGCACAGGCCATGACGGGGCCGCCGCACGGCTGGAGGCAGAGCGCCAGACCCTGCTGTTGCAGATCGAGGATGAGGCGGCGCAGTTCATGGCGCGGCAAGCCGGCGTGATTGCTGTGGAACAGGCGCTGCGGCTTTACCGCGATACCCACCGCTCGACCATGATGGCGCGTGCGGCGGATGCTTTCGCGCTGCTGACCGCTGGCCGCTATACCGGCCTGTCCACACAACCCGACGGGCGCGGCGAAATCCTGATCGCGCAGCAGGCGGGCGGGGCGACCAAGCCGGTGGACACCTTGTCCAAGGGCACGCGGTTTCAGTTGTATCTGGCGCTGCGGGCGGCGGGGTATCTGGAACTGGCGACAACGCGGCCCTGTGTGCCCTTTATTGCCGATGACATCATGGAAACCTTTGATGACACCCGCGCCGAGGCGGCGTTTCGCTTGCTGGCGCAGATGGCGGGGCATGGGCAGGTGATCTATCTGACCCATCACGCGCATCTGTGCGAAATTGCGCGCAAAGCCTGCCCTGACGTGCAACTGCATGATTTGCGCGCGCTATAG
- a CDS encoding FadR/GntR family transcriptional regulator, whose product MKTALNSDRDYSQQIAQTIRDAILNGDLPADGRLPSEAELATRFSVSRPTVREALKRLAAQNLIRTQRGATGGAFVNRLSFAQAQEHLTTTAMLLLSMNRVDFETACEARFALQRACLPMAVQRRSPAHLAAMQAEIARQSSDGLSDEGFCASDVAFHRALIDAAGNPVLSWHLAGAVEAMQPLMNMITFSARSRARIITLHQALVAALQAHSLPDAQSGLDALAAYTLELGGQIRAHRALQASGSAAQL is encoded by the coding sequence ATGAAAACCGCCCTTAACAGTGACCGCGATTATTCGCAGCAAATCGCGCAAACGATCCGCGATGCCATTCTGAACGGCGATCTGCCCGCCGATGGGCGCTTGCCGTCCGAGGCGGAACTGGCCACGCGTTTCAGCGTGTCGCGCCCCACTGTGCGCGAGGCGTTGAAGCGGTTGGCAGCACAAAACCTGATCCGCACCCAGCGCGGCGCGACAGGGGGCGCATTCGTCAACCGCCTTAGCTTTGCGCAGGCGCAAGAGCATCTGACCACAACGGCCATGCTGCTGTTGTCCATGAACCGCGTCGATTTTGAAACCGCCTGCGAGGCGCGTTTCGCGCTGCAACGCGCCTGCCTGCCGATGGCCGTGCAGCGCCGCAGCCCTGCCCATCTGGCCGCCATGCAGGCCGAGATTGCGCGCCAATCCAGCGACGGGCTGAGTGACGAGGGGTTTTGCGCCTCTGACGTGGCCTTTCACCGTGCGCTGATTGATGCGGCGGGCAATCCGGTGCTGTCATGGCATCTGGCTGGCGCGGTTGAGGCGATGCAACCGCTGATGAACATGATTACCTTCTCGGCACGATCGCGCGCGCGTATTATCACGCTGCATCAGGCCCTTGTCGCGGCCTTGCAGGCACACAGCCTGCCCGATGCGCAATCCGGCCTTGATGCCTTGGCCGCCTACACGCTGGAACTTGGCGGCCAGATAAGGGCGCATCGCGCCTTGCAGGCCAGTGGGTCGGCGGCTCAATTGTGA
- the acuI gene encoding acryloyl-CoA reductase has translation MGFKALIVEKDAEGKTSASVQNLTDDQLPAGEVTVAVDYSTVNYKDGLCIGPGGGLVRNYPHVPGIDFAGTVEASEDARYKPGDKVVLTGWRVGEAHWGGYSQKARVKADWLVPLPDGLSTRQAMAVGTAGFTAMLAVMALEDHGLRLGNGPVLVTGAAGGVGSVAVALLSALGHEVAAVTGRPETESYLRDLGASQIVPREMINETVKRPLESELWAGCVDAVGGAMLARVLGQMKYGASASAVGLAGGAGLPATVVPFLLRGVNLLGIDSVMQPYENRLRAWDRIARDLPMDKLDAMIQPATLADLPQLGADILKGQVKGRVVVDVNG, from the coding sequence ATGGGTTTCAAGGCATTGATTGTTGAAAAGGACGCCGAGGGCAAAACCTCGGCCAGTGTGCAAAACCTGACAGACGACCAGTTGCCCGCAGGTGAGGTGACTGTCGCGGTGGACTACTCGACCGTCAATTACAAGGACGGGCTGTGTATTGGCCCCGGCGGCGGGCTTGTGCGCAATTACCCGCATGTGCCGGGCATCGACTTTGCCGGCACGGTCGAGGCGTCGGAGGATGCGCGCTACAAACCCGGCGACAAAGTGGTGCTGACCGGCTGGCGCGTGGGCGAGGCACATTGGGGCGGCTATTCCCAAAAGGCGCGCGTCAAGGCCGATTGGCTGGTGCCCCTGCCCGACGGGCTGAGCACGCGTCAGGCCATGGCTGTGGGCACCGCAGGCTTTACCGCGATGCTGGCCGTGATGGCGCTGGAAGACCACGGCTTGCGCCTTGGCAACGGGCCTGTGCTGGTCACAGGGGCGGCGGGCGGTGTCGGGTCTGTCGCAGTGGCGCTGCTGTCCGCATTGGGGCATGAGGTGGCGGCGGTCACCGGACGCCCCGAAACCGAAAGCTATCTGCGGGATCTGGGGGCAAGCCAGATTGTCCCGCGCGAGATGATCAATGAAACTGTAAAGCGCCCCTTGGAATCCGAGCTGTGGGCAGGCTGCGTTGATGCTGTTGGCGGGGCCATGCTGGCGCGGGTGCTGGGGCAGATGAAATACGGCGCGTCCGCCTCGGCGGTGGGGCTTGCGGGCGGGGCTGGGCTGCCTGCGACAGTGGTGCCGTTCCTGCTGCGCGGCGTGAACCTGCTGGGGATCGATTCGGTGATGCAGCCCTATGAGAACCGGCTGCGTGCATGGGACCGGATCGCACGCGATTTGCCGATGGACAAGCTGGACGCCATGATCCAGCCCGCAACCCTGGCCGATCTGCCGCAACTGGGCGCGGATATCCTGAAAGGTCAGGTCAAGGGCCGTGTGGTGGTCGATGTGAACGGCTGA